A single Bacillus sp. HMF5848 DNA region contains:
- a CDS encoding CPBP family intramembrane glutamic endopeptidase: MQTNTISRFTSNNVLIRIVSYLLILSIGYFIISIPLNIFTSVLIKNDSLKYIGYTIEQLIPVAIIILGTGLTLRLLDKKSLKDIGFDMNSSTMFNFAKGFSVGFLIIFLIFLVEVLFNWIHIEGFAWNFNESSTLIKSYYFVILNLMSVAIVEEIFIRGYIMQNLEKSKGRLYAILVSSIVFGLLHTFSAYGTWAIYVVPLSHTLAGILLALTYYIRENLWIPIGLHFSWNFFLYKFFGLTGMPKEYSIFIATEIKGPSFWVGLPNSSFGPEVGMLGIGMITLAIIFIYRKWIVDKDNVGFESRKNSKRVPL, encoded by the coding sequence ATGCAAACAAATACAATAAGTAGGTTTACATCAAATAATGTACTAATAAGAATAGTTTCTTATTTACTCATTTTGAGTATAGGATACTTTATTATCTCCATTCCATTAAATATATTTACAAGTGTTTTGATAAAAAATGATAGTCTGAAATATATTGGATATACAATTGAACAATTAATTCCTGTTGCAATTATTATACTAGGTACAGGCCTTACCCTAAGACTACTTGATAAGAAATCTCTTAAGGATATAGGTTTCGATATGAACTCAAGTACTATGTTCAATTTTGCAAAAGGCTTTAGCGTTGGTTTTTTAATTATATTTCTGATTTTCTTAGTAGAAGTTTTGTTTAATTGGATACATATTGAAGGATTTGCTTGGAATTTTAACGAAAGCTCTACTCTTATTAAATCTTACTACTTTGTAATTCTTAATTTAATGAGTGTCGCTATAGTTGAAGAGATATTTATTAGGGGATATATCATGCAAAATCTTGAAAAATCAAAGGGAAGACTGTATGCCATTCTTGTTTCTTCTATTGTGTTTGGATTACTGCATACATTTAGTGCGTATGGTACTTGGGCGATTTACGTTGTGCCACTATCCCATACTTTAGCTGGTATACTACTAGCATTAACGTATTATATACGTGAAAATCTTTGGATACCTATAGGATTACATTTTTCTTGGAATTTCTTTTTGTATAAATTTTTTGGGTTAACAGGTATGCCTAAAGAGTATTCGATTTTTATTGCAACAGAAATAAAAGGACCTTCATTTTGGGTGGGTTTACCGAACTCAAGTTTTGGTCCTGAAGTAGGGATGCTGGGAATAGGTATGATAACACTCGCCATAATTTTTATTTATAGAAAATGGATAGTAGACAAAGATAACGTGGGATTTGAATCCAGAAAAAATTCAAAAAGGGTACCTTTATAG
- a CDS encoding TetR/AcrR family transcriptional regulator gives MKNKMKKSEETKNKLMECAKELFYRKGFDKTTVREIVESAEVAQGTFYLYFEAKEEVLYQIVRKELNVFKYFISMLEFENPKLEDIDLIIDSLVHHMEQDPKTVKLLHDADILEMMNFSKSIEEEFFQINLIEQWLKAAMKRGLIQPKEPYLYAKIITHIIHELVESAFLYNYPDHIDVIKEEVKVIIKKILVN, from the coding sequence ATGAAAAACAAAATGAAAAAAAGTGAAGAAACAAAAAATAAGTTAATGGAATGTGCCAAGGAACTTTTTTATAGAAAAGGATTTGATAAGACAACAGTCAGGGAAATTGTAGAGTCAGCAGAAGTAGCACAAGGAACATTCTACTTGTACTTTGAAGCGAAAGAAGAGGTGCTCTATCAAATAGTAAGGAAAGAGTTGAATGTTTTTAAGTATTTTATAAGTATGTTAGAGTTTGAGAACCCAAAACTAGAAGACATTGATTTAATTATCGATTCACTCGTTCATCATATGGAACAGGATCCTAAGACCGTTAAATTATTGCATGATGCAGATATCCTAGAGATGATGAACTTTTCAAAAAGCATTGAGGAAGAGTTCTTTCAAATTAACTTAATCGAACAATGGTTGAAAGCCGCAATGAAGAGAGGACTTATTCAACCGAAAGAGCCCTATTTATATGCGAAAATCATTACTCATATTATACATGAATTGGTTGAAAGTGCTTTTCTATATAACTACCCCGATCACATTGATGTCATTAAGGAAGAAGTAAAAGTCATTATCAAAAAAATTCTTGTTAACTAG
- a CDS encoding nitronate monooxygenase family protein yields MKWGFLLNFPQLKIGHIVPKVPIMQGGMGVGISLSGLASAVANAGGIGTISGTGITVEEMRLHIRKAKESIKDMGYIGANVLFAMNDFAEKMKVAIEEKVDFIISGAGISRDMYAWGKQAGIPVISIVSSAKLAKLSERLGASAIVVEGHEAGGHLGTERPLFDILPEVVSAVTIPVIAAGGILTGRDVRQAIQIGASGVQMGTRFVASEECDAPLSFKEKYVHAKKEDTILVKTTVGLQGRAIKNHFTDLISDDNRVKIKKCHDCLKNCSYRFCTLDSLFTSMNGDCENGLVFAGARVAEIKDILPVQTIINNVMKEYENCI; encoded by the coding sequence ATGAAATGGGGTTTTCTCTTGAATTTTCCACAGTTAAAAATAGGTCATATTGTACCAAAGGTTCCGATTATGCAAGGTGGGATGGGAGTAGGTATTTCTTTAAGTGGACTTGCCTCTGCTGTCGCAAACGCTGGGGGGATTGGAACCATTTCTGGAACAGGTATTACTGTTGAAGAAATGAGATTACACATTAGAAAAGCAAAGGAAAGTATAAAAGATATGGGCTATATTGGAGCAAATGTACTTTTTGCAATGAATGACTTTGCTGAAAAAATGAAAGTAGCGATTGAAGAAAAAGTTGATTTTATTATATCCGGTGCCGGCATTTCAAGAGATATGTATGCATGGGGCAAACAAGCTGGGATTCCTGTCATCTCCATTGTCTCTTCAGCAAAACTGGCTAAGTTATCTGAACGTCTAGGTGCATCTGCTATAGTAGTAGAAGGGCATGAAGCGGGTGGACATTTAGGTACAGAAAGACCTCTGTTCGACATTTTACCAGAAGTGGTTTCGGCCGTTACTATACCTGTTATCGCTGCTGGAGGAATTTTAACAGGAAGAGATGTACGTCAAGCCATACAAATAGGAGCATCTGGTGTACAGATGGGGACAAGGTTTGTTGCGAGTGAAGAGTGTGATGCACCGCTATCCTTTAAAGAAAAATATGTACACGCAAAGAAGGAAGACACTATTTTAGTTAAAACAACTGTTGGTCTCCAAGGTCGTGCTATTAAGAACCATTTTACTGACCTGATTTCAGACGATAATAGGGTAAAAATTAAAAAGTGCCATGATTGCTTAAAAAATTGCTCCTATCGATTTTGTACACTAGATTCTTTATTTACATCAATGAATGGAGATTGTGAAAATGGACTTGTTTTCGCTGGAGCAAGAGTGGCTGAAATTAAAGACATTCTTCCCGTCCAAACAATCATAAACAACGTAATGAAAGAATATGAAAATTGTATTTAG
- the pntB gene encoding Re/Si-specific NAD(P)(+) transhydrogenase subunit beta has product MSQGLVTVAYIIAGILFILSLAGLSKQETARNGNVYGMLGMTIAIVATVLSIDLTLEAWIYILVAVGIGAVIGTILARRVKMTEMPELIAALHSFVGLAAVLVGFNSFIEIFTHHPARDVHLNIELTEIYLGVFIGAITFTGSIVAFGKLNGMIKSKPLSYPLKGTLNGLLLAASVVFMFLFIIDGGTLYALIYLSIMTAIALFIGWQMVMSIGGADMPVVISMLNSLSGWAAAATGFMLSNDLLIITGALVGSSGWILSYVMCKGMNRSFISVIAGGFGDQGGSASAEGEEGEHREISAEDVADMLKQSSSVVITPGYGMAVAQAQYPIAEMTKKLREQGINVRFAIHPVAGRLPGHMNVLLAEANVPYDIVLEMDEINEDLPETDTVLVIGANDTVNPAAQEDPTGPIAGMPVLEVWKARNVVVLKRSMAVGYAGVQNPLFFKENTSMCFGDAKATVDAILNAI; this is encoded by the coding sequence ATGTCTCAAGGGTTAGTTACGGTAGCATATATCATTGCAGGTATCCTATTTATTCTTAGCTTGGCTGGTCTGTCTAAACAAGAAACTGCTAGAAATGGGAACGTGTACGGCATGTTGGGAATGACGATTGCGATAGTCGCTACGGTCTTGAGTATAGATTTAACTTTAGAAGCTTGGATCTATATTTTGGTGGCTGTAGGAATTGGGGCTGTTATTGGAACTATTTTAGCAAGAAGAGTTAAAATGACTGAAATGCCAGAGCTAATCGCAGCTTTACACAGCTTTGTAGGGCTAGCTGCCGTATTAGTTGGTTTTAATAGTTTTATAGAAATATTCACACATCACCCAGCTCGTGATGTGCATTTGAATATTGAACTGACAGAAATATATCTTGGTGTTTTTATTGGTGCGATCACCTTCACAGGATCGATTGTCGCATTTGGAAAACTAAATGGCATGATTAAATCAAAACCTCTTTCGTATCCACTCAAGGGAACACTAAATGGGCTGCTACTCGCAGCATCTGTTGTGTTCATGTTTTTATTTATTATCGATGGAGGAACTTTATACGCCCTGATTTATCTTAGTATCATGACAGCCATCGCCTTATTTATTGGATGGCAAATGGTTATGTCCATTGGTGGAGCAGATATGCCAGTTGTCATCTCGATGCTAAACTCTCTATCTGGCTGGGCAGCTGCTGCAACTGGATTTATGTTGTCGAATGACTTATTAATTATTACAGGAGCTTTAGTAGGTTCGTCTGGTTGGATTTTATCGTATGTAATGTGTAAAGGTATGAACCGTTCATTCATTTCTGTTATAGCAGGTGGATTCGGGGATCAAGGTGGCAGTGCTAGTGCTGAAGGGGAAGAAGGAGAGCATCGTGAAATAAGTGCAGAAGATGTAGCGGACATGTTAAAACAATCTAGCTCTGTTGTTATTACGCCAGGGTATGGCATGGCTGTTGCGCAAGCACAATACCCGATAGCTGAAATGACTAAAAAGCTACGTGAACAGGGGATCAATGTTCGTTTCGCTATCCATCCAGTTGCCGGTCGTCTACCTGGTCACATGAATGTTCTATTAGCAGAAGCCAATGTACCATATGACATTGTGTTAGAAATGGATGAAATCAACGAAGACTTGCCGGAAACCGACACAGTACTAGTTATTGGCGCCAATGACACAGTCAACCCTGCTGCACAAGAGGACCCAACTGGTCCCATCGCTGGCATGCCAGTTTTAGAAGTATGGAAGGCAAGAAATGTTGTCGTGCTTAAACGGTCAATGGCAGTTGGATATGCTGGTGTACAAAACCCACTGTTTTTTAAAGAAAATACAAGCATGTGCTTTGGTGACGCCAAAGCCACTGTTGATGCAATCCTGAACGCAATATAA
- a CDS encoding Re/Si-specific NAD(P)(+) transhydrogenase subunit alpha, with the protein MRIGIPKESLTGETRVAAIPKTVEQLKKLGFEVAVESGAGERASFTDEQYTNAGASCLNAEKVWQSDVIYKINPPNEEEVARMKKGTTLVSLIEPAQNKKLMERLNEKNINVLAMDMVPRISRAQSVDVLSSMANIGGYRAVMEATHAFGRFLNGQITAAGKVPPAKILVIGAGVAGLAAIGAGKSLGAIVRAFDTRSEVAEQIESMGGEFLKLDLDEDGSTASGYAKEMSEAFVRAEMELFAAQAKEVDIIITTALIRGRPAPKLITKEMVDSMKPGSVIVDLAASTGGNCEYTVPGELVVTASGVKIIGYTDLPGRMPAQASDMYATNLVNLTKLLCKEKDGNIHIDFDDVILRNMTVTRNGQITFPPPEISVSAAPVKKEVQHPKTETKEPRNLSGLKYGFGIAAILLFGWMGQVSPPEFLSHFTVFALAIVVGYYVIWKVTHALHTPLMSVTNAVSGIIVVGALLQINSSILAVKILAFIGILIASINIFGGFTVTHRMLKMFRKDQGV; encoded by the coding sequence ATGAGAATAGGCATACCAAAGGAAAGTCTAACTGGTGAAACGCGAGTTGCTGCCATTCCTAAAACTGTCGAGCAATTAAAGAAGCTAGGCTTTGAGGTTGCGGTAGAATCTGGTGCTGGTGAAAGGGCTAGCTTTACCGATGAACAGTATACAAATGCCGGAGCGAGCTGCCTTAATGCCGAGAAAGTTTGGCAATCAGACGTCATCTACAAAATAAACCCGCCAAATGAGGAAGAAGTAGCAAGAATGAAAAAAGGCACCACCTTAGTCAGTTTAATAGAACCAGCACAGAACAAAAAGTTAATGGAACGCCTCAACGAAAAGAATATAAATGTGTTAGCAATGGATATGGTACCAAGGATTTCCCGTGCGCAGTCTGTGGATGTTTTATCTTCCATGGCAAATATCGGAGGATATAGAGCTGTTATGGAGGCAACCCATGCTTTCGGACGTTTTCTTAATGGACAGATTACAGCAGCTGGAAAAGTACCACCTGCCAAAATATTAGTCATTGGTGCTGGCGTAGCAGGATTAGCAGCCATTGGAGCTGGTAAATCACTAGGTGCCATCGTGCGAGCATTTGATACGCGTTCTGAAGTAGCAGAACAAATCGAATCTATGGGTGGCGAGTTTTTAAAACTAGATCTAGATGAGGATGGCTCGACTGCATCCGGTTATGCAAAAGAAATGTCCGAGGCATTTGTGAGAGCAGAAATGGAACTGTTTGCCGCGCAAGCGAAAGAAGTAGACATCATTATTACGACGGCACTTATTCGTGGCAGACCTGCACCTAAGCTTATCACAAAAGAAATGGTTGATAGCATGAAGCCTGGGTCCGTTATTGTGGATTTGGCAGCTTCTACAGGCGGGAATTGTGAATATACCGTTCCTGGTGAATTAGTTGTCACTGCATCCGGAGTGAAAATTATTGGGTATACAGATTTACCAGGTCGAATGCCAGCACAAGCTTCAGATATGTATGCAACCAACCTGGTCAATCTAACTAAATTACTTTGTAAAGAAAAAGATGGAAACATTCATATTGATTTCGATGACGTGATTTTGCGGAATATGACGGTTACTCGCAATGGACAAATCACGTTTCCACCACCGGAGATTAGTGTATCAGCTGCACCTGTGAAAAAAGAAGTGCAGCATCCTAAGACGGAAACAAAAGAGCCAAGAAACCTTTCTGGACTGAAGTATGGATTTGGTATAGCGGCGATTCTTTTATTCGGGTGGATGGGGCAAGTATCGCCTCCCGAGTTTTTATCACACTTCACGGTATTTGCGCTCGCCATTGTGGTTGGGTATTACGTGATTTGGAAAGTAACCCATGCCCTACATACACCACTCATGTCCGTTACGAATGCAGTTTCAGGCATTATCGTGGTAGGAGCGTTACTGCAGATTAATAGTTCAATATTGGCAGTGAAGATACTTGCTTTTATTGGTATTTTAATAGCATCTATTAATATATTTGGTGGCTTTACGGTAACCCATCGCATGTTAAAGATGTTTAGAAAGGATCAGGGGGTGTAA
- a CDS encoding carbon-nitrogen hydrolase family protein — protein MEKIKIAAIQAYGMPGEYDENFKKAEKYIQTAKEADAQCILFPELYSCGFVPNPSVWKYAETKNGPTYRFIIEMTRKYHIAIGIGYLEKVGKHYCNRYLMMAPNGVELARAEKNKSEAYVFRRGRGAHVFETQYGKIGIGLCADNHFSSFIKSMQKNNINLLIMPHALPIPKNETEIISKEDIRRIKNNIEEFPILVSNLLGVPTIFINQTGPFSSMIGIMVICSHQNRISLAGIPKLLIMKVLSCRKFERVKV, from the coding sequence ATGGAGAAAATCAAAATAGCTGCGATTCAAGCATATGGAATGCCGGGAGAATATGATGAGAATTTTAAAAAAGCAGAAAAGTATATTCAAACAGCTAAAGAAGCTGACGCTCAATGCATTTTATTTCCTGAGTTGTATTCGTGTGGGTTTGTACCCAATCCTTCTGTTTGGAAGTATGCTGAAACAAAGAATGGTCCTACATATCGATTTATAATAGAAATGACGCGTAAATATCACATTGCTATTGGAATCGGTTATCTTGAAAAAGTAGGTAAGCATTATTGTAATCGATATCTTATGATGGCACCTAATGGGGTTGAATTAGCTAGAGCTGAGAAAAATAAGTCAGAAGCATATGTATTCAGACGTGGCCGTGGTGCACATGTTTTCGAAACGCAGTATGGAAAAATTGGAATTGGTCTTTGTGCAGATAACCATTTTTCATCATTTATAAAATCAATGCAAAAAAATAATATTAATCTATTGATTATGCCGCATGCTTTGCCGATTCCTAAAAATGAAACGGAGATTATTTCAAAGGAAGATATAAGACGAATAAAAAATAATATTGAAGAGTTCCCTATACTTGTGTCAAATCTCTTAGGTGTGCCGACAATTTTCATTAATCAAACAGGACCATTTTCTTCTATGATCGGTATTATGGTAATATGCTCCCACCAAAATCGTATCAGCTTGGCGGGTATTCCAAAATTGTTAATAATGAAGGTCTTGTCTTGTCGGAAATTCGAGAGGGTGAAGGTATGA
- a CDS encoding low specificity L-threonine aldolase, giving the protein MSDSQSILEAYKQSKYQLNGHGPRNIQVLKEAFESIDDQLASDLYGQGQVIEGFQDKAANYLGKESAVFFPSGTIAQQIALRIWCDQKGNKKVAYHPTSHLELHEEDGLKELHHIEAILLADQESVIQLEDVVNLKEDIACLLLELPQREIGGQLPDYKTLVSISEYCRENGIKLHLDGARLYEILPHYQKTAAEVCSLFDSVYISFYKGIGGIAGAILAGNKEFTKESKVWKRRYGGDLISLYPYIISADYYFEQRIYKMEQYYQQAKEFAQMFNTCEATMTKPVQPVSNMFHVHFALPKDKLETILLNIYEETGIGLTGNLRDATENSCYYEVSVGDMYEKVPKEDLQHVFKLLNERIKGVK; this is encoded by the coding sequence ATGAGTGACAGTCAATCCATATTAGAAGCATATAAACAGTCTAAATACCAACTTAATGGACATGGACCTAGAAATATCCAAGTCCTAAAGGAAGCATTTGAAAGTATCGATGACCAGTTAGCAAGTGACCTGTATGGCCAAGGTCAAGTCATAGAAGGTTTCCAAGATAAGGCGGCAAACTATTTAGGGAAAGAGTCTGCTGTGTTTTTCCCTAGTGGCACAATTGCACAGCAAATTGCGCTTAGAATTTGGTGTGATCAAAAAGGGAATAAAAAGGTTGCCTATCATCCAACGAGTCACTTAGAGCTTCATGAAGAAGATGGCTTAAAAGAGCTGCATCATATAGAAGCCATCCTATTAGCAGATCAAGAGAGTGTTATTCAGCTAGAAGACGTAGTGAATCTAAAAGAAGACATTGCCTGTTTATTACTAGAATTGCCTCAACGTGAGATCGGTGGACAGCTACCAGATTATAAAACGCTTGTTTCTATTTCGGAGTATTGTCGTGAGAATGGTATTAAGCTTCATTTAGATGGTGCTCGTCTATATGAAATCCTCCCACATTATCAAAAGACGGCTGCTGAGGTTTGCTCACTCTTTGATAGTGTCTACATTTCATTTTACAAAGGGATTGGTGGCATTGCCGGAGCAATTCTTGCTGGAAATAAAGAGTTTACAAAGGAATCAAAGGTCTGGAAGAGACGTTATGGCGGAGACTTAATTAGTCTGTATCCTTATATCATTAGTGCTGATTATTATTTTGAACAACGGATATATAAAATGGAGCAGTACTATCAACAAGCGAAAGAATTTGCACAAATGTTTAATACGTGTGAGGCTACAATGACCAAGCCTGTACAACCTGTATCTAATATGTTTCATGTTCATTTTGCATTACCAAAGGATAAACTTGAAACTATATTGCTTAATATTTATGAGGAAACAGGGATAGGTTTAACAGGGAATCTAAGAGACGCAACAGAAAATAGTTGCTATTACGAAGTAAGTGTTGGTGACATGTATGAAAAAGTTCCAAAAGAGGACCTACAGCATGTGTTTAAGCTACTAAATGAGAGAATCAAAGGTGTTAAGTAG